Proteins encoded together in one Triticum dicoccoides isolate Atlit2015 ecotype Zavitan chromosome 7B, WEW_v2.0, whole genome shotgun sequence window:
- the LOC119340323 gene encoding uncharacterized protein LOC119340323 isoform X1, whose protein sequence is MLTVRPRLLEAVAPDHGHSRMQDPASHIAALRLLPRNKACCEQACESAACRCGCSPLSRPDPWRWSFFLLLLYVSSLRDSMALVALLLFLLLRLRRGRALPHRECLRHRRRRRGGSLLPQQQKLRCGYVIVEVQEYVWCLFRFRLGATLQFAWVFTAVRTGVQ, encoded by the exons ATGCTGACGGTCAGGCCGCGTTTGCTTGAGGCAGTGGCTCCGGACCATGGACACAGCCGGATGCAAGACCCTGCATCCCACATCGCCGCCCTTCGACTTCTTCCTCGCAACAAGGCGTGCTGTGAGCAAGCGTGTGAGAGTGCAGCTTGCCGTTGCGGATGCAGTCCGTTGTCCCGGCCAG ATCCATGGCGCTGGTCGTTCTTTCTCCTACTGCTCTATGTGAG TTCATTGCGAGACTCCATGGCGCTGGTTGCGCTGCTCCTTTTCTTGTTGCTACGTCTGAGGCGAGGACGGGCTCTGCCACACCGGGAGTGTTTGCGACACCGGCGAAGACGGCGTGGTGGTTCCCTTCTTCCCCAACAACAGAAGTTGCGGTGCGGCTATGTAATTGTTGAAGTTCAGGAATATGTTTGGTGTCTTTTCAGATTTCGTTTGGGCGCAACACTGCAGTTCGCGTGGGTCTTCACAGCGGTTCGGACGGGTGTGCAGTAG
- the LOC119340323 gene encoding uncharacterized protein LOC119340323 isoform X2: protein MQSVVPARSMALVVLSPTALCEVRTGSLLASSLRDSMALVALLLFLLLRLRRGRALPHRECLRHRRRRRGGSLLPQQQKLRCGYVIVEVQEYVWCLFRFRLGATLQFAWVFTAVRTGVQ from the exons ATGCAGTCCGTTGTCCCGGCCAG ATCCATGGCGCTGGTCGTTCTTTCTCCTACTGCTCTATGTGAGGTGAGGACGGGTTCTCTGTTGGCAAG TTCATTGCGAGACTCCATGGCGCTGGTTGCGCTGCTCCTTTTCTTGTTGCTACGTCTGAGGCGAGGACGGGCTCTGCCACACCGGGAGTGTTTGCGACACCGGCGAAGACGGCGTGGTGGTTCCCTTCTTCCCCAACAACAGAAGTTGCGGTGCGGCTATGTAATTGTTGAAGTTCAGGAATATGTTTGGTGTCTTTTCAGATTTCGTTTGGGCGCAACACTGCAGTTCGCGTGGGTCTTCACAGCGGTTCGGACGGGTGTGCAGTAG